From the genome of Triticum aestivum cultivar Chinese Spring chromosome 3B, IWGSC CS RefSeq v2.1, whole genome shotgun sequence, one region includes:
- the LOC123071406 gene encoding CASP-like protein 5B1, which yields MELSGSPGTWSGLSLRLGQFLFAAASVCVMSSAIGFANYTAFCYLIASMGLQALWSLGLACLDGYALRMKKELNSAVLVSLFVVGDWVTSILSFAASCSAGGVVVLFDKDAYFCSRDPHLPCGTFELATAFAFLSWALSATSALVMFWLLASS from the exons ATGGAGCTGTCCGGGAGCCCCGGCACGTGGAGCGGCCTCTCGCTGCGGCTGGGCCAGTTCCTCTTTGCCGCCGCGTCCGTCTGCGTCATGTCCTCCGCGATCGGCTTCGCCAACTACACCGCCTTCTG CTACTTGATTGCATCAATGGGACTACAAGCACTCTGGAGCTTGGGACTTGCGTGTCTTGATGGCTATGCTTTGAGAATGAAGAAGGAACTCAACAGTGCTGTTCTCGTGAGCTTATTTGTTGTTGGAGATTGG GTAACGTCGATCCTGTCATTCGCCGCTTCATGCTCAGCAGGAGGCGTCGTTGTTCTcttcgacaaggatgcgtacttcTGCAGCAGGGACCCGCATCTCCCGTGTGGGACATTTGAGCTCGCGACCGCGTTTGCATTCCTTTCCTGGGCGCTTAGTGCCACATCTGCCCTTGTGATGTTTTGGCTCCTCGCTTCATCTTGA
- the LOC123071405 gene encoding probable mannose-1-phosphate guanylyltransferase 3 — protein MKALILVGGFGTRLRPLTLSFPKPLVDFANKPMILHQIEALKDVGVTEVILAINYRPEVMINFLKDFEDKLGITITCSQETEPLGTAGPLALARDKLVDGSGEPFFVLNSDVISEYPFAELIQFHKSHGGEATIMVTKVDEPSKYGVVVMEDTTGVVERFVEKPKIFVGNKINAGIYLLNPSVLDRIELKPTSIEKEVFPRIAADQKLYAMVLPGFWMDIGQPRDYITGLRLYLDSLRKKSAAKLAAGAHVVGNVLVHESAKIGEGCLIGPDVAIGPGCVVEDGVRLSRCTVMRGVRIKKHACISNSIIGWHSTVGQWARIENMTILGEDVHVGDEVYSNGGVVLPHKEIKSSILKPEIVM, from the exons ATGAAGGCGCTCATCCTCGTCGGGGGCTTCGGGACCCGCCTACGGCCTCTCACGCTCAGCTTCCCCAAGCCCCTCGTCGATTTCGCCAACAAGCCCATGATCCTGCACCAG ATTGAGGCCTTGAAAGATGTTGGGGTTACAGAGGTCATTTTAGCCATCAACTACCGCCCAGAG GTCATGATTAATTTCTTGAAGGATTTTGAGGATAAGCTTGGCATCACAATCACATGCTCCCAAGAGACTGAACCCTTGGGAACTGCTGGCCCTCTTGCCCTAGCAAGGGACAAGCTTGTGGATGGATCTGGCGAGCCATTCTTTGTCCTCAACAGTGATGTCATAAGTGAATACCCATTTGCCGAGCTCATACAGTTTCACAAGAGCCATGGCGGTGAGGCAACAATTATGGTCACTAAG GTGGATGAACCTTCGAAATATGGTGTTGTGGTTATGGAGGACACAACTGGAGTTGTGGAAAGATTTGTAGAGAAGCCAAAGATATTTGTAGGCAACAAGATCAATGCAGGAATTTACTTGTTAAATCCGTCTGTGCTGGACCGCATCGAGTTAAAGCCAACTTCAATCGAGAAGGAGGTCTTCCCTCGAATTGCAGCTGATCAGAAGCTCTACGCCATGGTCCTTCCAGGCTTTTGGATGGATATTGGCCAGCCAAGGGACTACATCACTGGCTTGCGTCTCTACCTAGATTCACTTAGGAAGAAATCAGCTGCCAAGCTGGCCGCTGGAGCACATGTTGTTGGGAACGTCCTGGTGCACGAGAGCGCCAAGATTGGGGAGGGTTGCCTGATTGGTCCTGATGTTGCTATTGGACCTGGATGCGTCGTGGAGGATGGTGTGAGGCTCTCCCGATGCACGGTGATGCGCGGTGTGCGCATTAAGAAGCATGCGTGCATCTCAAACAGCATTATCGGCTGGCATTCGACGGTTGGACAATGGGCACGCATAGAGAATATGACTATCCTGGGAGAAGACGTACATGTAGGTGACGAGGTCTACAGCAACGGCGGTGTTGTTCTCCCACACAAGGAGATCAAGTCAAGCATCCTGAAGCCTGAGATCGTCATGTGA